The following is a genomic window from Streptomyces chrestomyceticus JCM 4735.
CTTACAAAGTCTTTCTGCTCCCTTGCACCGTCCGCTATGCGGCAGGTCGCCCAACCACTACCCCTGAGTTCCCAGCTGAATTCAAGCTGACTCATGCCGCCCCCCCCTGCCAGTGATCTTCTCTCGAAGACGACGGTACAGCGGCGTTGTCCGGCGGAGACCACGGCAACCGCGCGGTGCCTGAGACCGGACCGCCGACGGCCCTCTGAGCTGACGGGGAATGGCCTGACTGAGCAGGCGTTTCGTACGGGTGTGAACCCGCGTTCACGGGCGGGTGGCAAGCTTGAAGCATGAACGACGCCGCCCCCGTTTCGAACACCCCCCCCGCCGTGCCCGTGTCCGCGCCCCCGAGCTGATCGGCAAGGGCGGCTGGCTGAACACGGGTGGAAAAGAGCTCACCCTCGCCGACCTGCGGGGTAAGTGCGGCGTTGTGAATTTTTGGATTTCCTGAACCAATGTGAGCACTCCTCGCTAGCGTTGGAGATGTGCACCAACACACCACTGCTGACCTGTACTTGCGTCTATCCCTGGACGGGGAGGGAAAGACGGCGATCGACCGCCAGGAAGCCGACTGCCGCGCATGGGCGGAGCGGAACGGACTGACCGTCCGCAAGGTCCACATCGACCGTGGGCGTTCCGGTTACAAGAACGTCAGCCGCAAGGGATTCGACGCGGCGATCACAGCAGCCACGGCCGGCGTCGTGGGCGTTCTGATCGTCTGGAAGCTCGACCGTCTGTCCCGCAAGGGCATCGGCGAGGTCGGCAAGGCGCTGGATGACATGAGCCGGGTCGGCGGACGGTTGGTCTCCGTCATGGACGGCCTCGACACGAAGAACGACAGCGCCAGGGCCACCATCGCGATGCTGGCGGAACTGGCGCGCGACGAGTCCCGCAACCTTGGGATGCGCGTCGGCAACGCCAAGCGGTACCTACGCCAGCGGGGCCAGTGGATCGGCGGGCAGCCGCCTTACGGCCTGCTGGTGGACTCGGAGACGAAGAAGCTCGTCCACGACCCCGAGACCGTCGTCTACGCCCGCCTGATCGCCGACGAGGCGCTGTCCGGGAAGGCCCTCGTCCACGTCGCCCGGCTGCTGAACGAGCACGGGGTGGAGTCCGCCCGTGGAGGCGAGTGGAACTCGTCCAGCGTCATGCAGCTCCTTCGCTCACCGGCCTTCGCCGGTCTCACGCCGCAGACCGAGTACGAGGAGCAGCCGGACGGGACGCGTAAGTACATGAACCGGGTCTCTCCTTACCGAGACCCGGAGACGCTCGACACCGTGAGTATCGGCGAGGGGATCATCACGGTCGGGGAGCGTGAACTCATTCTCCGGCAGCTTGAAGCGCGTACGTTCCCTCTGGCGGGGAAGCGGCACGGCCACAAGCAAGGGAAGTCATTGCTCACCGGCATAGCGCGTTGTGGGCTCTGTGGGACCCGGATGAGTAAGGCTGGCACGTCGTACCAGTGCTCCAGCCACCGCATAGGGCGAGGATGCTCCGGCGTCTCGGCTCGGGTGGAGAGCGTCGACGATTA
Proteins encoded in this region:
- a CDS encoding recombinase family protein, encoding MHQHTTADLYLRLSLDGEGKTAIDRQEADCRAWAERNGLTVRKVHIDRGRSGYKNVSRKGFDAAITAATAGVVGVLIVWKLDRLSRKGIGEVGKALDDMSRVGGRLVSVMDGLDTKNDSARATIAMLAELARDESRNLGMRVGNAKRYLRQRGQWIGGQPPYGLLVDSETKKLVHDPETVVYARLIADEALSGKALVHVARLLNEHGVESARGGEWNSSSVMQLLRSPAFAGLTPQTEYEEQPDGTRKYMNRVSPYRDPETLDTVSIGEGIITVGERELILRQLEARTFPLAGKRHGHKQGKSLLTGIARCGLCGTRMSKAGTSYQCSSHRIGRGCSGVSARVESVDDYVTRAFLSHLPSLEPQDPLLAVIADRWVRREDPEVFAKRDAIEAEIADEGARLADLEEARYVRGEFTGADAIDRYDRLAGRLRTRIEGLRADLLRMPTPSVDISPLLDAGLLREAWGADDTAGRRVRLGLAIDRVEVRRGRVGVRFDGDERCRIIWAAGDGAEEDSSGDEVTE